The Meles meles chromosome 6, mMelMel3.1 paternal haplotype, whole genome shotgun sequence DNA segment GCAAGACTTCTGGGCCAGGAAAGCCCTTTAGATTTCATTCTAAGATCAACAGGAAAGTGAGAAAGAGCTTTAAGCCAGAGAGAAGTCTGTGTGGAGAGTATAGGGGGGTATAGTTCACAATGCGGGTCAGAAGGGAGCTGACCGGGGCCTGGATTGGAGCGGTGACAGCTTCTGAATGTCACCGCGTAGGCCAGACGATGCCCGTGGAGCCAGGGCTAGGGAAGGGAATCCAGAAAACATGGAAGAGCGCCAAATAAGGCTTATCACTGTCCCAGGCCCAACAGGGACAGAAGAGCACCAGAGGCTTCCCGACGCTGGGAAATGGCAGGCGGGGACTGGCCGGTGGCCGACCAATGGGCTccgggaggcggggaggcgggcccggggtgGGAGGGCTTGGAAAGAAGTGTGTTTGGTGAAGGTAGAAGCAGGCCGGGGGACGAAAGGCGGGAAGTGAGGAGAcggggagggagaggctgggctccgagagctgggctgggagggggaggCGGGCTGGGGCGGGCCGccgggtggagggagagggagaggaaggcagcGCTCCTTTCGGCCTCCAGGGGGAGCCCGGCCACGGCGGTCGCCCTCCGCCCGCTCCTCTCCCgggctggccccgccccctccagtATCTCCGCTCCCCCGCTACCCAGGAAGGCTGTGCGGGTGGTGAGAGCTGCTTTCGCTTTCCCTTCCCTGTGCACCCTCCGCTTCTCGTGCGGCGCTaggccccccgccccggccatgGCCATGCTCAGGGTCCAGCCTGAAGCCCAAGCCAAGGTGAGCGCTGCGGGTTCGAGGAGGGGCTCCTTAGGGAGGCGTGGCTCCTAAAGGCTGCAGGCGTCCGTGacccgccccccagccccggtAGCTAGTCGGGCTCGCGGTCGATCGGAGCCCATGTGAGCCTCGGTGCCAGGAGCACCTGCGCCCTGGCCGGGGGAGACAGGTGAGGTCCGCCTGCCGGGAGAGGCCAGGCGGTCGAGGTTCAGCGGGGTGCGGTGAAGCGGAGAGCTGGCGTGGAGGGGAAGTTTGCTGGCGCGGGGCCCCCGGGCCACACACAGGGTGCCGGAGCTGCCCTGCCACCTCATGGCCTTTCCCATGGAAGGGCCCCCGGCCCACCCCACAGGGTACGTCGTCCCTGCCCCAGTCGCAGAGGCTCTTACACCTCTCCTTGTACAGCCCAGGAGACCTGAGGGATCTGTTCCCACTTGGACCATTCGCCCTTCACCGCCAGGAATGTTCTCATCCCCCACAACCAGCCCCACGGGGATCCACTTCACCCTGCCCAGCCCCACGGGATGCATTCCACCCTTCCCCAGGTCAGGCCCTACACAACCCTAAGGGTACGGTCCTCAAACGAACTGGCCATAAGCCAGGTGTGTGAAGGACTGCCTGTGTCCCACAGGTGGACGTGTTCCGTGAAGATCTGTGTACCAAGGTAAGACCTGCCCCATCAGCACCCTGGCCCTACCTAACTCCCTTTGCTCAACCCTTCCTTGCTGGGCAGTGTCAGCCCTGCTTCACTGCCAGGAAGAACATTTGattttgacccacatcttcccccaccccaacttcACACACAGACAGAGAACCTGCTGGGGAGCTACTTCCCCAAGAAGATTTCTGAGTTGGATGCATTTTTAAAGGTACTGGGGGCAGCAGAAAGCTAGAAAGTAGGGGTCAAAGGGGGAGTCTGGGAGGCCATGAGAGCAAGGTGAGAGGGATACCCTTGCCTCTAGCCCTCCTTCCACCCTGCACCAGGAGCCGGCTCTCAACGAAGCCAATCTGAGCAATTTGAAGGCCCCGTTGGACATCCCAGTGCCTGATCCAGttaaggagaaggagaaagaggaacggAAGAAACAGCAGGAGGCAAGCCGGGAAGAGCTGGGAGGAGGGACCCAACCATGGGAAAAGTCAGCCTTAGGCCTGACTCGCAAGagcccctctctccctgcagaaggaagacaaagatgaaaagaagaaaggggaagatgAAGACAAAGGTACCACCATGAAGGGATTGAGTCTCACCTCCTAGAAGCTCTTCCCTAGGGATTCCTCTTCCCTGCCCTCACACAGTCCCAGCCTGGTGACTGACCCATTGCCCACTGCCTAGGTCCTCCCTGTGGCCCAGTGAACTGCAATGAAAAGATCGTGGTTCTCCTTCAGCGTCTAAAGCCTGAGATCAAGGATGTCATTGAGCAGCTCAACCTGGTAAGACCTCCCACTCTCACCCCCAGGCTTCAGATCCAACCCTTTGTCCTCCTTGGTCTCTGCCAGGTAGGACTTCGCACTGGCCAGGTATTAGCAGGAGAGAGCACAGCAAATGAAGCCAGAATTGTAGGCGCTGGGGCTTAGGACAGACTTGGCATGCCTCCCCCGATGCAGAGGACAGGAACCTGGGAATTAGGTTGGGAGCTGATGTGGCTTTGATGACTTTCCCTACTCCCAGGTCACCACCTGGTTGCAACTGCAGATACCTCGGATTGAGGATGGGAACAATTTTGGAGTGGCTGTCCAGGTGAGAGCACTACTTCACTCCTCTGCCTTCCCTACTGCTCCAGTCCCAGCTGCTTTCCACTTTCCTCCTTGCATTCTTTTCCCAGGAGAAGGTGTTTGAGCTTATGACCTCCCTTCACACCAAGCTGGAAGGCTTCCACACTCAAATCTCCAAGTGAGTGACTGTCCACCTCCACCTGCCTGCACACTCTGCCTTGGCCTTGGACAGAGGCCTGGGCTCTGtcttccttctcccattccatagccTTCTACTGCCTACAGGTATTTCTCGGAGCGGGGCGATGCCGTGACCAAAGCAGCCAAGCAGCCCCACGTGGTAGGTGAGGCCCAAGTCAGGGTGCATGGTGGGGGAAGGACACATCTAAAGTCAGTCCTGACCCAAGTCTCCCACAGGGTGATTATCGGCAGCTGGTGCACGAGCTGGATGAGGCAGAGTACCGGGATATCCGGCTCATGGTCATGGAGATCCGCAACGCTTATGTGAGGAAGCGAGGGTTGGGGGGCCAAGTAGCAGAGGCAGCTTTCCCAGGCCACCTACTCCCTGACCCTGCAGGCTGGGGGTGAAGGGTCACAGACCTTAGCCTCTCCATAAGGTTAGAAATGGGGCACAGGAGCCGTTGGGGTCCTGTGGCTGACCCCTACTCCTCTCTGGTCCTGTAGGCTGTGTTGTATGACATCATCTTGAAGAACTTCGAGAAGCTTAAGAAGCCCAGGggagaaacaaaaggaatgaTCTATTGAGAGCCTCCCCTCATTCTGTATTGGGTCTGGCAGAGACCTTCCTATCTTTTACAGAGGACTCCAGACTTGCCCCAACTTCAGCATGTTGAGGTTTGTCCCCCCCTTGCCTCCCAGGCACAATAAATAGTCATACCATTGTCCTTTCATCCAAGTATCTTTATTGGATCTTGACCCTTCCCCTCCTACCATGCCCCCAGCCCTGGCTCAGGTCTTTCCATTGGTGGGACCCACCCATTGGGTGATTTGGGTGTTTAGCTGCTGGTTGGTCCAGTCCTGCCGGATGTCATCAAGGTGGCAGTCAAAGTCCACAAGGTGCTGGTGGGCCCGGCCCTCTAGTAGTGCTCCCACCATCTGCCGTGATTCTTCCCAGTCCCTCCACATCACTCTGAAATCATAACCACCCCCAGTGGAGGTCACACTCAGCAGGCAGTGGCCTGACACTTGGCAGAGGTTAGCATCTAGAGAAAGACCCTTGGGGGCAAGATCAAGGACAGAGGAGGCCCAGGAGCTATGGACTTCCAGGAAAAGGTAGAGGGAGTAGAACACTCACAAGTTCTTGTCCTTGGGGACCCAGCGGAGACCATGGTTTTCTAGGACGATGACGGGGGGCACATGAGGCTGAGACACCAGTTTCTGATTATCCAACTGTGGACAAGGAAGGGGTGGTGAGGGTTTCAAGGATCCCCCTTCCTACTTTCTCACCAGCTCCCCACCCTGAAACCCAAACCTCACCATAATAAGGACTGCACCAGGGAAGAATTCTGCAATCCGCCCAGCAATTTTCAAGGCCAGGGGTCCAGCACTGTGTAGAGGAAAGATCAGAGGAGTGAGGAGTTGACCATGGGTAGACCTATCCATCTGAGCTGGACCTCCCTGGTCTCCTAGATGATGGTACAGTGGTGGTCTTTCCCTGTACCAGGCCTGGGGGTCAGGGCTGCTTTAAGCTTCATACACAACTGCTTTGATGCTTGAGTGCAGTTGGGAACACGTGCTTAGACTGCTGGTTAAGTTGGAGATCAAAGGTGGTCTTTCGGGAGGGTAATTTGGCATAACCACCCAAATTTAAATAGTATATTATACATATgctgacccagaaattccatttataaatgtaataattGGACAGTGTCTATATTAA contains these protein-coding regions:
- the PSME1 gene encoding proteasome activator complex subunit 1 isoform X2 → MHSTLPQVDVFREDLCTKTENLLGSYFPKKISELDAFLKEPALNEANLSNLKAPLDIPVPDPVKEKEKEERKKQQEKEDKDEKKKGEDEDKGPPCGPVNCNEKIVVLLQRLKPEIKDVIEQLNLVTTWLQLQIPRIEDGNNFGVAVQEKVFELMTSLHTKLEGFHTQISKYFSERGDAVTKAAKQPHVGDYRQLVHELDEAEYRDIRLMVMEIRNAYAVLYDIILKNFEKLKKPRGETKGMIY
- the PSME1 gene encoding proteasome activator complex subunit 1 isoform X1; amino-acid sequence: MAMLRVQPEAQAKVDVFREDLCTKTENLLGSYFPKKISELDAFLKEPALNEANLSNLKAPLDIPVPDPVKEKEKEERKKQQEKEDKDEKKKGEDEDKGPPCGPVNCNEKIVVLLQRLKPEIKDVIEQLNLVTTWLQLQIPRIEDGNNFGVAVQEKVFELMTSLHTKLEGFHTQISKYFSERGDAVTKAAKQPHVGDYRQLVHELDEAEYRDIRLMVMEIRNAYAVLYDIILKNFEKLKKPRGETKGMIY
- the EMC9 gene encoding ER membrane protein complex subunit 9 codes for the protein MGEVEISARAYVKMCLHAARYPHAAVNGLLLAPAPRSGECLCLTDCVPLFHSHLALSVMLEVALNQVDVWGAQAGLVVAGYYHANAALDDQSAGPLALKIAGRIAEFFPGAVLIMLDNQKLVSQPHVPPVIVLENHGLRWVPKDKNLVMWRDWEESRQMVGALLEGRAHQHLVDFDCHLDDIRQDWTNQQLNTQITQWVGPTNGKT